One Cucumis sativus cultivar 9930 chromosome 1, Cucumber_9930_V3, whole genome shotgun sequence DNA segment encodes these proteins:
- the LOC101207755 gene encoding BOI-related E3 ubiquitin-protein ligase 1, translating into MAVEARPMNLLPSHQFIIPNDRDFIKQNQELANTHMTPVTDTTTPGIIWPYTAVKPAVTPETTLNNFATVYDWGKAESGLTSNNFPSTAPTRKRTRSRSFYDEPGGRLLDEEIINSHIQQQQSEMDRFIAIHREKMRIEMEMRKKRESGMLVRAIEERVVKKLKEKEEEIERMGKLNWVLQERVKRLCVENQVWRDLAESNEATVNCLRNNLEQVILMAANKNVGGVAGAKEKEEKAESSCGSTSECGRKEEEEEEAESGGGGGRCRKCGAGESRVLVLPCRHLCLCTMCGSTIHSCPVCNSAINASVHVNFS; encoded by the exons atggCAGTTGAAGCACGGCCTATGAATCTTCTACCTTCTCATCAGTTCATCATCCCCAACGACAG AGATTTCATCAAACAGAATCAAGAATTAGCAAACACCCACATGACACCTGTCACGGACACCACCACCCCAGGGATAATATGGCCTTACACGGCCGTCAAACCAGCGGTTACACCGGAGACGACCCTCAATAATTTCGCCACTGTGTACGATTGGGGAAAAGCAGAGAGTGGACTTACATCCAATAACTTCCCATCAACCGCTCCCACCCGAAAGCGAACGAGATCGCGATCCTTTTACGATGAACCCGGGGGGAGGTTGTTGGATGAAGAAATCATAAACTCCCACATTCAGCAACAACAGAGTGAAATGGATCGGTTCATTGCAATCCAT AGAGAGAAGATGAGGATTGAAATGGAGATGCGGAAGAAGAGGGAATCGGGGATGTTGGTAAGGGCAATAGAGGAAAGAGTGGTAAAGAagttgaaggaaaaagaagaagaaatagaaagaatgGGGAAATTGAATTGGGTGTTGCAAGAGAGAGTGAAACGGCTGTGTGTGGAGAATCAAGTATGGAGGGATTTGGCAGAGAGCAATGAAGCGACGGTGAATTGTTTAAGGAATAATTTGGAGCAGGTGATATTAATGGCGGCAAATAAGAACGTGGGAGGTGTGGCGGGGGCGAAGGAGAAGGAGGAGAAGGCGGAGTCAAGCTGTGGGAGTACAAGTGAGTGTGGAaggaaggaggaggaggaggaggaggcgGAGAGTGGTGGTGGAGGAGGGCGGTGCCGGAAGTGTGGGGCGGGGGAATCGAGGGTGTTGGTGTTGCCATGCAGGC